From Aegilops tauschii subsp. strangulata cultivar AL8/78 chromosome 5, Aet v6.0, whole genome shotgun sequence:
tggaactgatttctgtgatgaactactttccaattcgggagaaggtacaactacctcatcaagttctactttcctcccactcacttctttcgagagaaaactccttctctagaaaggatccattcttagcaacaaagatcttgccttcggatctgtgatagaaggtgtacccaatagtttctcttgggtatcctatgaagacgcacttctccgatttgggttcgagcttatcaggctgaagctttttcacataagcatcgcaacctcaaactttaaaaaacgacagcttaggtttcttgccaaaccatagttcatacgatgtcgtctcaacggatttagatggtgccctattaacgtgcagctgtctctaatgcataaccccaaaacgatagtggtaaataagtaagagacatcataggtcgcaccatatctaataaagtacgattacgatgttcggacacaccattcgctgtggtgttccaggtggcatgagttgtgaaactattccacattgtttttaaatgaaggccaaactcgtaactcaaatatttgcctccgcgatcagatcgtagaaactttattttcttgttacgatgattctcaacttcactctgaatttctttagacttttcaaatgtttcagacttgtgtttcattaagtagatatacccatatctgcttaaatcatctgtgaaggtcagaaaataacaatacccgccacgagcctcaacactatcaaaccgcatacatcagtatgtattattaactttgcatcttttggcatcaatatcatgtgtatcactgtgatcgagatttagtaaaccatttacattggatgtaagaccatagaaggttttattcatgtaaacagaacaacaattattctctgacttaaatgaataaccatatcctaataaacatgatccaatcatatttatgctgaacgcaaacaccaaataacatttatttagttccAATACTAATCTCGAAGGTATAGGGAGTATGCaatggtgatcatatcaaccttggaatcatttccaacacacatcgtcacctcgccctcaactagtctttgttcattttgtaactcttgtttcgagttactaatcatagcaactgaagcggtatcaaatacccaggggctactatgaacactagtaaagtacacatcaataacatgtatatcatatatatttttgttcactttgccatccttcttatccgccaagtatttggggcagttccgcttccagtgaccatttcctttgcagtagaagcactcagtttcaggcttgggtctagctttgggcttcttcgtgggagtggcaacttgcttgccattcttcttgaagttccctttatttcccttgcccttttacttgaaactagtggtcttgtcaaccatcaacatttgatgcttttcttgatttctaccttcgccgatctcaacatcacaaagagctcgggaatcgttttcgtcatcccttgcatattatagttcatcacgaagttccagtaacttggtgatagtgactagagaactttgtcaatcacaatcttatctcgaagattaactcccacttgattcaagcgatagTAGTACTCAggcattctgagcacatgctcactggttgagctattctcctccatcttgtaagcaaaatatttgtcagaggtctcatacctctcgactcgggcatgagtctgaaatgccaatttcagctcttggaacatcttatgtgctccgtggcattcaaaacgtttttgaagtcccggttctgagccgtaaagcatggtgcactaaactatcaagtagtcatcataccgagcttgccaaacgttcataacgtctccatctgctcctgcaatagatccgtcacctagcggtgcatcaaggacataattctacCGTGCAGAAATGAGGATagtcctcagatcatggacccagtctgcatcattttctactatcatctttcaacttattttctctaggaacatatcaaaaataaacggggagctacatcgcaagctattgatctacaacatagatatgcaaaaatactatcaggtactaagttcatgataaattaaagttcaattaatcatattacttaagaactcccacttagatagacatctctctagtcatctaaatgatcacgtgatccatatcaactaaaccatgtccgatcatcacgtgagatggagtagttttcaatggtgaacatcactatgttgatcatatctactatatgattcatattcgacctttcggtctcagtgttccgaggccatatttgcatatgctaggctcgtcaagtttaacccgagtattctgcgtgtgcaaaactggcttgcacccgttgtatgtgaacgtagagcttatcacactcgatcatcacgcggtgtctcagcacgacgaactgtagcaatggtgcatactcagggagaacacttataccttgaaatttagtgagagatcatcttataatgctaccgccacactaagcaaaataagatgcataaaagataaacatcacatgcaatcaaaataagtgatatgatatggccatcatcatcttgtgcctttgatctccatctccaaagcaccgtcatgatcaccatcgtcaccggcttgacaccttgatctccatcgtatcatcaccgtcgtctcgccaactattgcttctacgactatcgctgccgcttagtgataaagtaaagcaattacatggcgattgcatttcatacaataaagcgacaaccacaAGGCTCCTCCCAGTTGCCggtaacttttacaaaacatgatcatctcatacaacaatttatatctcatcatgtcttgaccatcacatcacaacaagccctgcaaaaacaagttagacatcctctactttgttgttgcaagttttacgtggctgctacgggcttctagcaagaaccgttcttacctacgcatcaaaaccacaacgatttttcgtcaagtgtgttgttttaaccttcaacaaggaccgggcgtagtcaaactcgattcaactaaagttggagaaacagacacccgctagccacctgtgtgcgaagcacgtcgatagaaccagtctcatgaacgccgaatcaaacaataccgccgaatcaaagtaagacgttgctggtaagcagtatgaatattatcgcccataactctttgtgttctactcgtgcatataacatctacgcctggctctgataccactattggggaacgcaatatttcaaaaaaattacctacaaccacgcaagatctatctaggagatgtatagcaatgagacgggagagtgtttccatgtaccctcgtagaccgaaagcgcaCACATTTAGTAACGcgtttgatgtagtcgaacgtcttcgtgatccaacagATCCTAGCACtgaacgtacgtcacctccgtgttcagcacatgttcagctcgatgacgtccctcaagcttttgatccagttgaggacaagggagagttccgtcagcacgaccgcgtggtgacggtgatgatgaagttgccggcgcagggcttcgcctaagcactacgacgatatgatcgaggtgtgtaactatggagggggcaccgcacacggctaagagaagacttggtgtgcctttggggtgccctctacccacatatataaaggagggagggagagagaggaggccggccatagggggcgcgcgccataggggagtccaactaggattcccaatcctagttggagtcccatTCCTTtccaagagagggagagagagggaaggaggaagaggggagaaggaaagagggggcgccgccccctccctagtccaattcggactggccATGGGGGGGGGGCGCGGTCTCCCTTGTAGCCCTCCTCTCAACATATTAAGTAAAACTACAGAAAAAACCCAAAACTGGCCAgaaaccttctagaaggttcccaaaccGGGATCCCTCAGCAAGGAAAATAACAACCATGCCTGGGCCGGCCCAACTCGACGCGACATATGGCTCGCTTTAGGGAAAGCTCATCTGTTTGCCGCTCATGTTACTGAAAAAAATAATCTGTTTGTCGGGCGTCAAATAGGAATTGTCCCCAACAAACCACGAATTCACTAATTGAGGAGTACTCCTTGCAAAGATCACTCCCTCCtccccaggttgcgacaagtggtaacctgggagtttttccttttttcatagattcgtttattcaaaatgttttatctcttaccatgcgtccaaatctcgaaccattttcaccattggattcctcgcgaTGAAATCTTGAAAACTAGATTCCATATTGATAAGTGTTGGCGAacttttttttaagaaaaaaacCAGATGAAAAAACCGAACCAGGAGCATGGTTTTTTCCCTTTCCAAAAGAgacacggccgtgcctctcgcgcgAGCAAAACCATGCTTCAcgcggaaggaaaaaaaagaaaacgcatttttttcgtttccgagaggcacggccgtgcctctcgcgacaGCATAACCGTGCATCTTACTCGAGCAAAGCCGTGCCTTtgcgaaaggaaaaaaacagaaaacgtgttTTTTCCCGTTTTCCAGAggcatggccgtgcctctcgcgaaagcacaaccgtgcctctcgcggaaacaaaaccgtgcctcttgcggaagaaaaaaaacaaaaaatgcaaCTTTTTCCTTTCctgagaggcacgaccgtgcctcttgtgagagcacaactgtgcctctcgcagaagcaaaaccgtgcctctcgtggaaggaaaaaaaatagaaaacacgtttttttcgtttccaagaggcacggccgtgcctctcacgaaagcaaaaccatgcctctcgcggaagcaaaaccgtgcctctcgcggaagcaaaataAAAAAAGTAAACACGTTTTTTTCCCGCGTTTTTTTTGTCTAAAAGCTAAAGAAGACATTTTTTCATTTTTGCGAACCGTTTCCAAGTAGTGAACTTAAAAAAAACCATGAACTTTTCTCAATGCTGTGGCACTTTTTTTTCCAAATTTCCTAAACCTTTTTCAAAATGTTGAACTTCTTTACTTTTGTGAACCTTTTCCTTTTTAAAAAATGTCAATAGTCAACTCTTTGTGGTCAACGGTCAACGATCAACGATCGATGATCGCCTGGTCAACGGTGGCAGGTCTACCAGTTAACCGATTTAAAACTAAACGTAGTTGGGCCGGCCGATATGGTCCTGCGTGTGAGTGACAGTTATCTTATCTGGTGCCAATTAGAAGCTCTCGCGAAGGAAGGGGTTGTGGCTGGAGCGCCAGTTATCATATCTCGCGCCAATTAGGAGCTCTTGTGAAGAAGGGGTTGTGGCTAGGAATTAAGCTAATGGCAAACAAACCAAATTTTTTGGGCGTGTGTTTAATTTCTAACCCTAGTGCGGCGGCCGCCGCCATTGGCGCCTGCACGGTTGCAGGCCTGCAACACTGCATGGATGCATCCATTACATTCCTTGGCTTATAAAATTTCCAAGAGCTTAGACTTCATGCACAACTCCTTTGAAATACAATAAATAAAATCCAATAGAAATCATTCCTAACTATTAGATTCCTATAAATTAAATAACACCAAGAGCAAACATTCTACGGTTCACAATTTTATAAAAATTAAAAGAGCCCTAAACTTTCACACAGTAGACAAAACAAGCCCATGCAGACCGTGAAGGAGTAAAACTTCTATTTGTCGCCTTGGTTATAGTGTTTTTTGTAAACCGACGCATACCCATGTAGGTATTTTTTCATTGGTTTTTTTGGGAAGCTttttatgattgttttgatgCGCGCGGAAAATAAAAAATTATTCAAAGCAACTATTCTATGGATCACAGTCTTATAAAAATTAAAGGAGCCCTAAACTTTCACGCATTAGAAAAACAAGCCCATGCAAACTGTGAAGGAGTACAACTCCTATTTGTCGCCTTACACGTCGGTTATAGTGCTTTTTGTAAACCGGCGCACACCCATGTAAGTATTTTTTCACTAGGCTTTTGGGGAAGCTTTTCATGATTATTCTGATGCGTGGGAAAATGCACGGTACAACTCCTATGTGAAAAACAAAAAAGTAAAAAAGCCTGTAAAAAACCGATTAAAAAGCCAAAAGTGCGTGCGGAAAATAAAAAAATCTGAAGAGAGTGCCCAGAGCACGACACGTGGTGGCGGCTAAGGGCGTGCCAAATGAGAAGATCTCAACCGACCCACAAGTGATAGTTGCAAGGCTCCCGAAAGAGCGCTTGTCAACTAGTTGCCCCAACAAACCCAAATCGATACGTGCTGGGAAAAGttaaagaaaaaaaaaagagtgCCCATTGGGTTCCAGCCCAGCCCGCGCACCTAGCCCACCAAGCCCGGCATTCCTGTCGGACCCAAGCCAAACCCTCGCATTCCGCAGTGATATATAAATAGCAGCACTAGGGTTACCCGCTTCGCCTTCTGCACACAGTttgcgccgccgctgccgccgtccgCTCTACCCCAGGTGAGCACGCGCTACAATCCCTCCTGCCTCTTCGCCGATCTGCCGCTGCCGAAGCCATCACTTTCGCGTAGTTCCTTCGCGGAGGTCATATTCTCCCGCTGTTCTAGCGTTCAGCGTTGAGCGACCGGGACTCCGGCGCGTTTGGTATTTGCAGTTTGCGGCTCTAATGGTTGCAGATCTAATGGTCTCGGCTGTTTCTGGCATCGCAGGCAAGGAAGAGAGGAGCGGCGATGTCGCACCGCAAGTTCGAGCACCCGAGGCACGGTTCCCTCGGCTTCCTCCCCAGGAAGCGCTGCTCTCGCCACCGCGGAAAGGGTATGCACACCGAGTAACACTTGCATTAGAGCACCGATTCCATGGCGGGCCGTTTCTTTCCATGCTGATGTTATTGAGTGTTGTTTTCACACATAGCCTATAGTCTATCTCATTGTGCTTGTAAGGTTGTTTGATTCGGATGTACTAGTATGTTTTGTTGATACACTATATTGAATCCTGTAAATAGTAGCAAATGGTGCTTCACACCTTTCTAGAATTTCATTGCGAACTTCAGTAGTGTCAAATAGTTTTCGTTCCCTGAAATCTGTCTTAAAAATCCCTTGCACATCTATTCTTTCCTCAAATAAGGCAATTCTATTAAAAATTGCTGTTACCCTGTAACTATTTGCTTCCTTGGTTTTACAGTTCAGTGAATACTTATCTGGAGTTTGTCTTAGTAGTCTGTTTTTTCTTATGCAGTGAAGTCCTTCCCCAAGGATGACCAACAGAAGCCTTGCCACCTCACTGCCTTTCTGGGCTACAAGGCTGGAATGACCCACATTGTTCGTGAGGTCGAGAAGCCCGGATCCAGTATGTCTAACCCTTCCATTATTCTAATCACGTTTGTTTCATTACTGAAAATAATGAACAGGAACAATTCTTGTTTTGTAAATAATACAGTAACATGACCTTCAAGTAGCAATAGGCACGTAGATGCATGCATAGCTTGTTATTTAGTTTATCATGCTGGCCGGATACACTGTCCCTTCATGTTATATTTGCCAACCAAAGTTATCTTCTTTTAATAGGGCCCTGCATGTTATATTTGCTTGATTGTTTGCTCTTGTTGATTCTTAAGATCGCAAATGGTTGTTGTTACATCTTGCAGAGCTCCACAAGAAGGAAACCTGTGAGGCTGTTACCATCATTGAGACCCCTCCTCTGGTCATTGTTGGTCTTGTGGCCTATGTGAAGACCCCACGTGGCCTTCGCACTCTCAACTCTGTCTGGGCTCAGCACCTTAGCGAAGATGTGAGGAGAAGGTTCTATAAGAACTGGTGCAAGAGCAAGAAGAAGGCGTTCACAAAGTATGCCCTCAAGTATGACAGTGATGCAGGCAAGAAGGAAATCCAGTTGCAGCTTGAGAAAATGAAGAAGTACGCCACTATAGTCCGTGTTATTGCCCATACTCAGGTGTGAATGGCCATTTCCCTGTTCATCTTGGTCAAGTATTCTGTTTATTGTAAAATGTTTCACTCACCATTACTATGCCATTTCTGAATATCAGATTAGGAAGATGAAGGGCTTGAAACAGAAGAAGGCTCACCTCATGGAGATCCAGGTTAATGGTGGCACCATCGCAGACAAGGTTGACTATGGCTACAAGTTCTTTGAGAAGGAAGTCCCAGTTGAAGCGGTCTTCCAGAAAGATGAAATGGTTGACATCATTGGTGTCACCAAGGGTAAGGGGTACGAAGGTGTCGTCACTCGCTGGGGTGTGACCCGCCTTCCCCGCAAGACCCACAGGGGTCTCCGAAAGGTTGCCTGTATCGGTGCCTGGCATCCTGCTAGGGTTTCCTACACTGTTGCTCGTGCTGGTCAGAATGGTTACCACCACCGCACAGAGATGAACAAAAAGATTTACAAGATGGGCAAGTCTGGACAGGAGTCTCACGAGGCCTGCACTGAGTTTGACAGGT
This genomic window contains:
- the LOC109767329 gene encoding large ribosomal subunit protein uL3; translated protein: MSHRKFEHPRHGSLGFLPRKRCSRHRGKVKSFPKDDQQKPCHLTAFLGYKAGMTHIVREVEKPGSKLHKKETCEAVTIIETPPLVIVGLVAYVKTPRGLRTLNSVWAQHLSEDVRRRFYKNWCKSKKKAFTKYALKYDSDAGKKEIQLQLEKMKKYATIVRVIAHTQIRKMKGLKQKKAHLMEIQVNGGTIADKVDYGYKFFEKEVPVEAVFQKDEMVDIIGVTKGKGYEGVVTRWGVTRLPRKTHRGLRKVACIGAWHPARVSYTVARAGQNGYHHRTEMNKKIYKMGKSGQESHEACTEFDRTEKDITPMGGFPHYGVVKGDYLMIKGCCVGPKKRVVTLRQSLLKQTSRLALEEIKLKFIDTSSKFGHGRFQTTDEKQKFYGRLKA